A genomic window from Agrobacterium tumefaciens includes:
- a CDS encoding amino acid permease encodes MHSGKTASADREVFVEEDLGYHKALKPRQIQMIAIGGAIGTGLFLGAGGRLAQAGPALVFVYALCGFFAFLVLRALGELIMHRPSSGSFVSYAREFYGEKMAFAAGWMYWLNWAMTSVADVTAVALYMNFFKQYVPWLAGIDQWVFAMTALLVVLAMNMLSVKVFGELEFWFSLIKVLALAIFLVVGVYFVIFGTPIEGHVTGFSIITDNGGFFPNGILPAFVIIQGVVFAYASIELIGTAAGETEDPRKVMPRAIRAVVLRLVVFYVGSVLLFTLLLPYTAYKAGESPFVTFFGSIGVQGADVIMNLVVLTAVLSSLNAGLYSTGRILHSMAVSGSAPAALAKMNKAGVPYGGIAVTAVVTVLGVALNAVVPAAAFEIALNLSALGIICAWAVIVLCQLKLWQLSRRGELVRPDFRMFGAPYTGILTLIFLFGVLVLMAFDYPIGSWTIASLLVIIPALVIGWYLLRDRIHRLAAERAGAGASH; translated from the coding sequence ATGCATTCTGGGAAAACGGCGTCTGCCGACCGTGAGGTCTTCGTCGAAGAAGATCTCGGTTACCACAAGGCCCTAAAGCCGCGTCAGATCCAGATGATCGCCATTGGCGGCGCCATCGGCACCGGGCTTTTCCTCGGTGCGGGCGGGCGTTTGGCGCAGGCAGGCCCGGCGCTGGTGTTCGTTTATGCGCTCTGCGGTTTCTTCGCGTTTCTGGTGCTGCGCGCGCTCGGCGAGCTGATCATGCATCGTCCGAGCTCCGGTTCCTTCGTGTCCTATGCCCGCGAATTCTACGGCGAGAAAATGGCCTTCGCCGCCGGCTGGATGTATTGGCTGAACTGGGCCATGACCTCGGTGGCGGATGTGACCGCCGTTGCCCTCTACATGAATTTCTTCAAGCAATATGTTCCGTGGCTCGCTGGTATCGACCAATGGGTCTTTGCGATGACGGCACTTCTGGTCGTGCTGGCGATGAACATGCTGTCCGTGAAGGTCTTCGGTGAGCTTGAATTCTGGTTCAGCCTCATCAAGGTACTGGCGCTCGCCATTTTTCTGGTCGTCGGCGTCTATTTCGTCATTTTCGGCACCCCCATTGAAGGCCACGTTACCGGTTTCAGCATCATTACCGATAATGGCGGTTTCTTCCCGAACGGCATTTTGCCAGCCTTCGTCATCATACAGGGCGTCGTCTTCGCTTATGCCTCCATCGAACTGATCGGCACGGCGGCAGGCGAAACCGAAGACCCGCGCAAGGTCATGCCCCGCGCCATCCGCGCCGTGGTTCTGCGCCTCGTCGTGTTTTATGTCGGCTCGGTGCTGCTGTTCACGCTGCTTCTGCCCTATACCGCCTACAAGGCCGGCGAGAGCCCCTTCGTCACCTTCTTTGGCTCCATCGGCGTGCAGGGCGCTGACGTGATCATGAACCTCGTGGTTCTGACCGCCGTGCTGTCATCGCTTAATGCCGGCCTTTATTCCACCGGCCGTATTCTGCACTCCATGGCGGTTTCCGGCTCGGCGCCGGCAGCGCTTGCGAAGATGAACAAGGCCGGCGTGCCCTATGGCGGCATCGCCGTGACCGCCGTCGTCACCGTTCTCGGTGTGGCGCTGAATGCCGTCGTTCCCGCCGCTGCCTTCGAGATCGCACTCAACCTCTCGGCGCTTGGCATCATCTGCGCATGGGCGGTTATCGTTCTCTGCCAGTTGAAGCTCTGGCAGCTTTCCCGGCGCGGCGAGCTGGTGCGCCCGGATTTCCGCATGTTCGGTGCGCCTTATACCGGCATCCTCACACTTATCTTCCTCTTCGGCGTGCTGGTACTGATGGCCTTCGATTATCCCATCGGCTCGTGGACCATCGCCTCGCTGCTGGTCATCATCCCGGCGCTGGTCATCGGCTGGTATCTGCTGCGCGATCGTATCCACCGTCTGGCCGCCGAGCGCGCAGGTGCGGGAGCATCGCATTGA
- a CDS encoding aspartate ammonia-lyase, with protein MEEKVSVTRKEHDLLGTKEIPADVYWGVHTARAVENFKITGVTIGHNPYLVRGLAYVKEAAARANHELGLLDTERMEAIAEACREIRAGALHEQFVVDEIQGGAGTSTNMNANEVIANRALELLGHGKGDYARLHPNDHVNLSQSTNDAYPTAINVGLIEAIDDLATSMGVLKDAFDRKAQEFAGFIKIGRTQLQDAVPMTLGQEFRTFVVMLGEDQARLIESAALLHEINLGATAIGTGLNAPRGYAELACQHLAELTGRPLVTAADLIEATQDPGAFVHLSGVLKRVAVKLSKTCNDLRLLSSGPRAGIGEITLPSVQAGSSIMPGKINPVIPEVVNQVAYAVIGNDITITMAAEAGQLQLNAFEPIIVRALSQSISQLSAACRTLAERCVDGIVANPAIMAQRVEESIGLATALNPLIGYYAATEVAKEALASGRTVPQVVLERGYLTDAQLQQALSPRHLANLPAVTAGEADLRQ; from the coding sequence GTGGAGGAAAAAGTGAGCGTGACGCGCAAGGAGCATGATTTGCTCGGGACGAAGGAAATTCCGGCGGATGTCTATTGGGGCGTGCACACGGCGCGCGCCGTGGAAAACTTCAAGATCACCGGGGTGACCATCGGCCACAACCCCTATCTCGTCAGGGGACTGGCCTATGTGAAGGAGGCGGCGGCACGCGCAAATCACGAGCTCGGCCTTCTCGACACCGAACGCATGGAAGCCATCGCCGAGGCCTGCCGCGAAATCCGCGCCGGCGCGCTGCATGAGCAGTTCGTGGTGGATGAAATCCAGGGCGGCGCCGGCACCTCCACCAACATGAACGCCAATGAGGTGATCGCCAACCGTGCGCTCGAACTGCTCGGCCACGGAAAAGGCGACTATGCCCGCCTTCACCCGAATGATCATGTCAATCTCAGCCAGTCGACCAACGACGCCTATCCGACCGCGATCAATGTCGGGCTGATCGAGGCGATCGACGATCTGGCGACTTCCATGGGCGTGCTGAAGGATGCCTTCGACCGCAAGGCGCAGGAATTTGCCGGCTTCATCAAGATCGGCCGCACGCAATTGCAGGACGCCGTACCGATGACGCTCGGCCAGGAATTCCGCACTTTCGTGGTGATGCTGGGAGAAGATCAGGCGCGCCTCATCGAATCCGCAGCACTTCTGCACGAGATCAACCTCGGCGCCACCGCCATCGGTACCGGGCTGAATGCGCCGCGTGGTTATGCCGAGCTTGCCTGCCAGCATCTGGCGGAACTGACCGGACGACCGCTGGTGACGGCGGCAGACCTCATCGAGGCCACACAGGACCCCGGCGCCTTCGTGCATCTCTCCGGCGTGCTGAAACGCGTTGCCGTGAAGCTGTCGAAAACCTGCAACGACCTTCGCCTGCTCTCTTCCGGCCCGCGCGCCGGGATTGGCGAAATCACCCTGCCATCGGTTCAGGCGGGTTCCAGCATCATGCCGGGCAAGATCAATCCGGTCATTCCCGAAGTGGTCAACCAGGTGGCCTATGCGGTGATCGGCAATGACATCACCATCACCATGGCGGCCGAAGCCGGGCAGCTGCAGCTAAACGCTTTCGAGCCAATCATCGTGCGAGCCTTGTCGCAGAGCATCAGCCAGCTAAGCGCGGCCTGCCGCACGCTGGCGGAACGCTGCGTCGACGGCATTGTCGCCAATCCGGCGATCATGGCGCAGCGTGTGGAAGAATCCATCGGTCTCGCCACCGCGCTCAACCCGCTGATTGGTTATTATGCGGCAACCGAAGTGGCCAAGGAGGCGCTTGCCAGCGGCCGCACCGTGCCGCAGGTGGTTCTGGAACGAGGTTATCTCACCGATGCGCAATTGCAGCAGGCGCTGAGCCCGCGGCACCTTGCAAACCTGCCCGCCGTCACGGCTGGCGAAGCCGATCTTCGCCAATAA
- a CDS encoding efflux RND transporter periplasmic adaptor subunit, whose protein sequence is MKTILIAAMVGGVFALSSCSNEEPPTEKPLRTVDVVTATKKPVDRGSVITGEVRARVQTDLSFRVSGKITERLVDVGARVTTGQLLARIDPEEQKADIDVALANLQSAEAQQTQAQLTFDRQQSLFKTQVTSRSAVDKAQETLLTTQGAVRSAQAQLDTARDALSYTELRADADGVITARNVEVGQVAQAAQLVFTLAHDGPRDAVFDVYESLFLERDIDNLVNVSLLSDPTRSVAAPVREISPTIDPDNGTIRVKVGLNGDMTMPLGAPVSGHFRFKQVDAIELPWSAMTSQDGFPAVWVVDPQSSEIAMRRVEVADYETGQFVIAQGLNPGDLVVTVGTKFLRAGEKVAYEKGQAQ, encoded by the coding sequence ATGAAAACCATTCTTATAGCGGCGATGGTTGGCGGAGTTTTCGCCCTGTCGTCCTGCAGCAATGAAGAGCCTCCCACGGAAAAGCCGCTGCGCACCGTCGATGTGGTTACAGCGACAAAAAAGCCGGTCGATCGCGGCAGCGTCATCACCGGTGAAGTGAGGGCTCGTGTCCAGACGGACCTGTCCTTCCGGGTCAGCGGCAAGATTACCGAGCGGCTGGTGGATGTGGGTGCGCGGGTAACGACCGGGCAATTGCTCGCCCGCATCGACCCCGAAGAGCAAAAGGCCGATATCGATGTCGCTCTGGCGAACCTGCAATCTGCCGAAGCGCAGCAGACGCAGGCGCAATTGACATTCGACCGTCAGCAAAGCCTCTTCAAGACGCAGGTGACCTCACGTTCGGCCGTCGATAAGGCGCAGGAAACCCTGCTGACCACGCAAGGGGCAGTGAGATCGGCGCAGGCGCAGCTCGACACGGCGCGCGATGCGCTCTCCTATACCGAGCTCAGGGCCGATGCAGACGGGGTGATCACGGCCCGCAACGTGGAGGTCGGCCAGGTGGCCCAGGCCGCCCAGCTCGTCTTCACGCTGGCGCATGACGGCCCGCGTGACGCGGTTTTTGATGTTTATGAATCTCTCTTCCTTGAGCGCGATATCGACAATCTCGTCAATGTCAGCCTCCTGTCGGACCCCACCCGCAGCGTTGCGGCGCCGGTGCGGGAGATTTCTCCGACGATAGACCCCGATAATGGAACGATCAGGGTCAAGGTCGGCCTGAACGGCGATATGACCATGCCGCTCGGCGCGCCGGTATCCGGCCATTTCCGCTTCAAACAGGTCGATGCGATTGAGCTTCCGTGGTCGGCGATGACGTCGCAGGACGGCTTCCCCGCCGTCTGGGTGGTCGATCCGCAATCCTCGGAAATCGCCATGCGGCGCGTAGAGGTCGCCGATTACGAGACCGGTCAATTCGTCATTGCGCAGGGGCTTAACCCCGGCGATCTCGTCGTGACCGTCGGGACCAAATTTCTCCGCGCCGGCGAAAAGGTCGCCTATGAAAAGGGGCAGGCACAATAA
- a CDS encoding efflux RND transporter periplasmic adaptor subunit: MSSIYRSLLLVAVAIAVSSCEEKQEAAAEAPRPVLSVVVEEKAADALRLTGTVESRIQTDLGFRVLGRIIARNVDVADLVKKGDVVASIDPLALELSVKSAQSDLSNAEAQLANAVTTEQRQRVLAEARSGTEAALEEAEQATRTANASVAKARANLDKAEEQLGYAQLHAEFDGVVTATSGEIGQVVSAGQTVVTIARPEVRDVVVDVPQFAAQRLEIGSTFEIALQLDPKIRTTGVVREIAPEAETATRTRRTKISLQDAPPAFRLGSVVTASVLAASEPQIMLPSSALLKTDNGWGVWIVNADTATVTLRPVTIEGEPVEGGIVRITGGVKPGERVASAGVHKLRDGQAIRIDQEVRQ; this comes from the coding sequence ATGTCCAGTATATACAGAAGCTTGTTGTTGGTGGCTGTCGCGATTGCGGTTTCCTCCTGTGAGGAGAAGCAGGAAGCAGCCGCCGAGGCGCCGCGCCCTGTTCTGTCCGTTGTTGTGGAGGAGAAGGCGGCGGATGCACTGCGGCTGACCGGTACGGTGGAATCGCGGATTCAGACCGATCTCGGTTTTCGCGTTCTTGGTCGGATCATAGCCCGCAATGTCGATGTGGCCGACCTGGTCAAGAAAGGCGATGTGGTGGCGTCGATCGATCCGCTGGCGCTCGAACTTTCGGTGAAAAGTGCACAGTCCGATCTTTCCAATGCCGAAGCGCAACTCGCCAACGCAGTGACGACCGAACAGCGCCAGCGTGTACTGGCCGAGGCTCGAAGCGGCACGGAAGCGGCGCTTGAGGAGGCCGAGCAGGCCACGCGCACCGCCAATGCCTCTGTTGCCAAGGCCCGTGCAAATCTGGACAAGGCCGAGGAGCAGCTGGGTTATGCGCAGCTGCATGCGGAATTTGACGGTGTGGTGACAGCAACCTCAGGCGAAATCGGTCAGGTCGTTTCTGCCGGCCAGACGGTTGTAACCATCGCCCGCCCGGAAGTGCGTGATGTGGTGGTCGACGTTCCGCAATTTGCGGCTCAGCGGCTGGAAATCGGCTCGACCTTCGAGATCGCCCTGCAGCTCGACCCGAAAATCCGCACCACCGGCGTGGTGCGCGAGATTGCTCCGGAAGCCGAAACGGCGACGCGCACGCGCCGCACGAAAATCAGCCTTCAGGATGCACCGCCGGCATTCCGGCTCGGTTCCGTCGTTACTGCCTCGGTGCTTGCCGCCTCCGAACCGCAGATCATGCTTCCATCATCGGCTCTGCTGAAGACCGACAATGGATGGGGTGTCTGGATCGTCAATGCCGATACGGCAACGGTAACACTCCGCCCGGTCACGATTGAGGGCGAGCCTGTCGAAGGCGGCATCGTGCGCATCACCGGCGGCGTCAAGCCCGGCGAGCGTGTTGCCAGCGCCGGCGTTCACAAGCTTAGGGATGGACAGGCCATCAGGATCGATCAGGAGGTCCGTCAGTGA
- a CDS encoding TetR/AcrR family transcriptional regulator, with product MAKAKLTRAEQKIQRPLQILDAAFEEFTKRGFTATRVEDIAERVGVTKGTVYVYFETKEALFEAMIRHASAPFQETFKAYARTSEDPVEELRLLLEFLFDALVDNRMMRELFRLIVAEGAKFPDLIDQHHDVLMAPVFARIDAILEEGVAKKRFRANPPELAKVVMSPMVGTLVFRLIFDDRRSLDRKAVLKIHLELIMRGLLA from the coding sequence ATGGCAAAAGCAAAGCTGACACGTGCTGAACAGAAGATACAACGTCCGCTGCAAATTCTCGACGCCGCATTTGAGGAATTTACCAAAAGGGGATTTACGGCGACGCGGGTTGAAGACATTGCCGAGCGGGTGGGAGTGACGAAAGGCACGGTCTACGTCTATTTCGAAACCAAGGAAGCGCTGTTCGAGGCAATGATCAGACATGCCTCTGCCCCTTTTCAGGAGACCTTCAAGGCCTATGCGCGCACGTCCGAAGACCCCGTCGAAGAGCTTCGCCTGTTGCTCGAGTTCCTGTTCGACGCGCTTGTCGACAACAGGATGATGCGGGAGCTGTTCCGCCTCATAGTCGCGGAAGGCGCAAAATTCCCCGATCTCATAGACCAGCACCATGATGTGTTGATGGCACCGGTATTCGCGCGCATCGATGCAATTCTCGAAGAGGGCGTGGCGAAAAAGAGGTTCAGGGCCAACCCGCCGGAACTCGCCAAGGTCGTGATGTCACCAATGGTCGGAACATTGGTGTTCAGGCTGATTTTTGACGACCGGCGTAGTCTGGACAGGAAGGCGGTTCTCAAGATTCATCTGGAATTGATTATGCGCGGGTTGCTGGCTTAA
- a CDS encoding efflux RND transporter permease subunit, with the protein MKKFNLSDWALEHRSLVWYFMLVFVLAGVFSYLNLGREEDPNFTIKTMVISAQWPGASAEEVARQVTDRIEKKLEELDNLDHLRSQTVAGRTTIFVELVPETKARNVEPTWVRVRNMIGDIKGDFPSGVVGPFFNDRFGDVYGNIYAFTSDGLSQRQLRDLVEDARAKVLTVDNIGKVDVIGAQDETIYLEFSTRQIAALGIDQQSIIKTLQSQNAVTQSGFVNAGPERVALRVSGQFTSEDSLRSINLRVNNRFFPLTEVATIRRGYVDPPSSLFRFNGQPAIGLAIGMKTGANLLHFGEALDAQMKRVVADLPVGVDVHRVSDQPAVVDEAVSGFTSALFEAIAIVLVISFISLGLRAGMVVAVSIPLVLAITFVYMEYTGISLQRISLGALIIALGLLVDDAMIAVEMMVARLEVGDDLRKAATYVYTSTAFPMLTGTLVTVAGFIPVGLNNSAAGEFTFTLFVVIAVSLIVSWIVAVLFTPLLGVTILPKTMKSHHEKKGRFASAFSWLLGRALRWRWVTIILTIALFGLSVGGMGLVQQQFFPSSDRVELIVDWNLPQNSSIAETNRQMAQFEQDMLAKNPDIDHWTTYVGEGAPRFILSFDVQTPDVTFGQTVIVTKGLDVRDKVRAELQDYLNKTFIGTDAFVKLLDIGPPVGKPVQYRLSGPDIQKVRELGQQLSGIVGEHRLLSNMVMDWNEPTRVVKVDVLQDKARQLGVSSEDIANAMNSIVEGSTVTQVRDDIYLVNVVARAQLSERGSIETLQNLQLPATNGKAVPLSAIANFRYELEQPTIWRRDRIPTVTVKAAIIGPTQPATIVEQLKPKIEAFQKTLPVGYTLETGGSVESSADSQAPIVAVVPMMLFAMATILMIQLQSFSRLFLVFAVAPTALIGVVVALLFSNAPMGFVAILGVLALIGILIRNSVILVVQIEHLRSEGVSAWRAVIEATEHRMRPIMLTAAAATLALIPISREIFWGPMAYAMMGGIVVGTALTLLFLPALYVAWFRIPREEDKPEAAEIKA; encoded by the coding sequence GTGAAGAAATTCAATCTCTCCGACTGGGCGCTCGAACACCGTTCGCTCGTCTGGTACTTCATGCTGGTTTTCGTTCTTGCCGGCGTTTTCTCCTATCTCAACCTCGGTCGCGAGGAAGATCCGAACTTCACCATCAAGACCATGGTGATCAGTGCGCAATGGCCCGGCGCTTCCGCAGAAGAAGTGGCCCGGCAGGTGACCGACAGGATCGAGAAGAAGCTCGAGGAACTCGACAATCTCGATCATCTGCGCAGCCAGACGGTGGCCGGTCGCACGACGATCTTTGTGGAACTGGTGCCGGAAACCAAGGCGCGCAACGTCGAGCCGACCTGGGTGCGGGTGCGCAACATGATCGGCGACATCAAGGGCGATTTCCCCTCGGGCGTCGTCGGTCCCTTCTTCAACGACCGCTTTGGCGATGTCTATGGCAATATCTACGCCTTCACCAGCGACGGTCTCAGCCAGCGGCAATTGCGCGATCTGGTGGAAGATGCGCGTGCGAAGGTGCTGACCGTCGACAATATCGGCAAGGTCGATGTCATCGGCGCGCAGGACGAGACGATCTATCTGGAGTTCTCCACACGGCAGATCGCGGCGCTCGGCATCGACCAGCAGTCGATCATCAAGACCCTGCAATCGCAAAACGCCGTCACGCAATCCGGCTTCGTGAATGCCGGACCTGAACGCGTGGCGCTGCGCGTCAGCGGCCAGTTCACCTCGGAAGACAGCCTGCGGTCCATCAATCTGCGGGTCAACAACCGGTTCTTCCCGCTGACGGAAGTGGCGACGATCCGGCGCGGTTATGTTGATCCGCCGTCCTCGCTGTTCCGCTTTAACGGTCAGCCGGCCATCGGCCTTGCTATCGGCATGAAAACTGGCGCGAACCTGCTGCATTTCGGCGAGGCGCTGGATGCGCAGATGAAGCGGGTGGTGGCGGATCTGCCTGTTGGTGTCGATGTGCATCGTGTGTCCGATCAGCCGGCCGTGGTCGATGAGGCGGTCTCGGGCTTCACCTCGGCGCTGTTCGAGGCCATCGCCATCGTTCTCGTCATCAGCTTCATCAGCCTTGGTCTCAGGGCCGGCATGGTGGTTGCCGTTTCCATTCCGCTCGTGCTGGCGATCACCTTCGTCTACATGGAATATACCGGCATCTCGCTGCAACGCATCTCTCTGGGCGCCCTCATCATCGCGCTCGGGCTTCTCGTCGACGATGCGATGATCGCCGTCGAGATGATGGTCGCGCGGCTTGAGGTTGGTGACGATCTCAGGAAAGCGGCGACCTATGTTTACACCTCCACCGCTTTCCCGATGTTGACCGGTACGCTGGTCACCGTTGCCGGCTTCATTCCGGTCGGCCTCAACAACAGTGCGGCGGGTGAATTCACCTTCACGCTTTTTGTGGTGATCGCCGTTTCGCTGATCGTGTCATGGATCGTCGCGGTTCTGTTTACGCCGCTGCTCGGCGTGACGATCCTGCCGAAGACGATGAAATCGCACCATGAGAAAAAGGGCCGCTTTGCCTCTGCCTTTTCCTGGCTTCTCGGCCGGGCGCTGCGCTGGCGCTGGGTGACGATTATCCTCACCATCGCGCTGTTCGGCCTTTCCGTCGGCGGCATGGGCCTTGTGCAGCAGCAGTTCTTCCCGTCATCCGACCGCGTGGAGCTAATCGTTGACTGGAATCTGCCGCAGAACAGTTCGATTGCCGAAACCAACCGGCAGATGGCGCAGTTTGAGCAGGACATGCTGGCCAAGAATCCGGATATCGACCATTGGACAACCTATGTCGGCGAAGGCGCGCCGCGTTTCATCCTGTCCTTCGACGTGCAGACGCCTGATGTCACCTTCGGCCAGACGGTCATCGTCACCAAGGGGCTGGATGTGCGTGACAAGGTGCGCGCCGAGCTGCAGGACTATCTGAACAAGACTTTTATCGGCACCGACGCCTTCGTGAAACTGCTCGATATCGGTCCGCCGGTCGGAAAGCCGGTGCAATATCGCCTGAGCGGTCCTGATATCCAGAAGGTCCGTGAGCTTGGGCAGCAATTGTCGGGCATCGTCGGCGAACACCGGCTGCTGTCCAACATGGTGATGGACTGGAACGAGCCGACGCGCGTGGTGAAAGTGGATGTTCTGCAGGACAAGGCCCGCCAGCTCGGCGTCTCGTCGGAAGACATCGCCAATGCCATGAACAGCATTGTCGAAGGCTCCACCGTCACGCAGGTGAGGGACGATATCTACCTCGTCAACGTGGTGGCGCGGGCGCAGCTTTCGGAGCGCGGCTCTATCGAGACCTTGCAAAACCTGCAATTGCCGGCAACCAACGGCAAGGCCGTGCCGCTCTCGGCAATCGCCAATTTCCGTTATGAGCTGGAGCAGCCGACCATCTGGCGTCGCGACCGGATCCCGACGGTCACCGTCAAGGCTGCCATTATCGGTCCAACGCAGCCGGCGACGATCGTGGAGCAGCTGAAACCGAAGATCGAGGCGTTCCAGAAAACGCTTCCCGTCGGCTACACGCTGGAGACGGGCGGTTCGGTGGAATCCAGTGCGGATTCGCAAGCGCCGATCGTCGCTGTCGTGCCCATGATGCTGTTTGCAATGGCGACCATCCTGATGATCCAGTTGCAGAGCTTCAGCCGGCTGTTCCTGGTCTTTGCCGTGGCGCCGACTGCCCTGATCGGCGTCGTGGTGGCGCTGCTCTTCTCCAATGCACCGATGGGTTTCGTCGCCATTCTCGGCGTGCTGGCGCTGATCGGCATCCTGATCCGCAACTCGGTCATCCTCGTCGTGCAGATCGAGCATCTGAGAAGCGAAGGGGTCTCGGCATGGCGCGCCGTCATCGAGGCGACCGAGCACCGCATGCGGCCGATCATGCTGACGGCGGCGGCGGCCACGCTTGCCCTCATCCCCATATCGCGGGAAATCTTCTGGGGGCCGATGGCCTATGCGATGATGGGCGGCATTGTGGTGGGTACGGCGCTTACCCTGCTTTTCCTGCCGGCGCTCTATGTCGCGTGGTTCCGCATTCCGCGTGAGGAGGACAAACCGGAGGCAGCTGAAATCAAGGCGTAA
- a CDS encoding FadR family transcriptional regulator yields the protein MGGLSDWLADAQPINRKNAAEAVFDDIRSAITSGQLAVGTRLPSEADLAARYGVSRPIIREALRSLQTLGLTQTRTGSGTYVMTPTPPSELNYGTYSARDLIEARPFIEVPAAGWAALRRTEAQLEVLLDLCDRMESEERPHPWVLLDGQFHCAIAEASANGLFAKVVADAREAVSQQSEMVNLMAGRRVASNYEHRRIVEAIRRGSAPEAREAMELHLGQVKQVVTTIIGEDRLRQP from the coding sequence ATGGGCGGGTTGTCGGATTGGCTTGCGGATGCGCAGCCGATCAATCGCAAGAATGCTGCAGAAGCGGTGTTCGATGATATCCGTTCCGCCATCACCTCGGGTCAGCTTGCGGTTGGCACCCGGCTGCCTTCCGAGGCGGATCTTGCCGCACGATATGGTGTCAGCCGGCCGATCATTCGCGAGGCTTTGCGCTCGCTCCAGACTTTGGGGCTGACGCAGACCCGCACCGGAAGCGGCACCTATGTGATGACGCCGACGCCACCTTCCGAATTGAATTACGGGACATATTCTGCCCGCGACCTGATCGAGGCGCGCCCCTTCATCGAGGTTCCTGCGGCCGGTTGGGCGGCGTTGAGGCGCACCGAGGCGCAGCTGGAGGTCTTGCTGGACCTTTGCGATCGGATGGAATCCGAGGAAAGGCCGCATCCCTGGGTGCTGCTGGATGGGCAATTCCATTGCGCTATTGCGGAAGCTTCGGCCAACGGACTGTTCGCCAAGGTGGTAGCGGATGCCCGCGAGGCCGTATCCCAGCAATCCGAGATGGTGAACCTGATGGCCGGTCGCCGCGTTGCTTCGAATTACGAGCACCGCCGGATCGTCGAGGCGATCCGGCGGGGTTCAGCGCCCGAGGCGCGGGAGGCGATGGAGCTTCACCTTGGGCAGGTGAAACAGGTGGTGACCACGATTATTGGCGAAGATCGGCTTCGCCAGCCGTGA